CCAAGTTTTGCAGCTGAAAGTTGAagaggaaaaatatatatatgttaaaaacAACTCATTTTTTAAGTATCCGAATGAATATCTCCAGTGCTTCGTATCTGGTGCGtgaacaattttgattttggagacaccaacatcgggtgagacgggtcctgctctgataccatgtgaaattaggtcttagtcctaactcacaccccaaaagctagctcaaaggaaggaggattgtccaagccttataaggagtccacctgTCTCATAACCACCGacgtgggacttttgtcattctttaacactaATGAATCCTATCAAAAACGTCATTTGAAAATTCCTacttttaaagtaattttactACGATATACTTATTGTATTGACCTAACAAACTCGAAATGACTCATCAAATTATATATGCATAGAACATGAAGATTGTGAATTATGTAATGTGAGTTAACATTATGACTCATTATTATATTCTACTTTTGACTCAATCAAATTTTATACGAGTTAAAtcatgattatttatttaatttgatttgtgCTAATGTATGTTGTTCAGATTTTTCAAAAtgctattaaaaaattaatgtatattgGAGAATTTGATAAAAGCATgacattattttaaagaatcaAACAATATAGCTTAATCCGATCTGTCTGAATGTCACCTGAAAAAAcgatagaaaataaataagtttacTAAGCAAAGTTCATAGAAATTACATATTATATCACCAATAGTCCTTCCATTAGTAAATCTACCAGTAGCTTTTCCACCTTCATAATCAATACCATAAAATGGGAAATTAGATTTGGCTAATGATTGCAAATAATTATTGTTCCCAACTTCAGTCAATGAATCACCAAATACATATGTAACAACTTGTTCTTCAGCTGAATCCACACATGCAACAATTCCAATAATCAACAATCCAACAATTACTTGACCTAAATTCGCCATTTCGTACTACTCGAAAAAGTTCGTTCTGACTTATAAAAAGTAGAGAAATTAGTTTCGAGTGAATGAAAACTCTGAGATAGTACTTGAGAAATGTTGCAATTGATTGTGAGAATTTATAATAAGTATGTAGTGAATGTAATTtgcataacaatttttttttagtctaTGTCATGTACTTCAAGTTTAGTCATAGTAGGTGATGGATTTGATTTTTTGTCTTAATAATGGGAAAACCTTAGAATCTTGAGTGCTAAGTataattcaaacttttttttttgtttttcactcGATGTTCAGTATCTATATTAGAATCCGATTAAATCTGGATTCGCAATAAAAAGTCCCATAAAACGCTACCTAACAAAAATGACACCACACCCGGAGACACTCGAAATCGAGATttctgattaaaaataaaagaatacttATCACTCTATCACGATCGTGTTAATTAAAAAAGTTTAGTTTGTTGGTAGTTAGGAGTTTCTTCTTAATGgttgaaaattttcttgatttggCCAACTGATTTTAGataattaaatgtatttgtTTTTGCTTTGGATTTAGGCAGGAAGAAAAGGGTCTCGACTTGTTAGACTATAATGGTACCATCACTATATATACCCTAAATATAATCGTACACTCGCTCgctgtattttaaaatttcacgtGACATATACATGAtccataaatgatgatatggcgatgatatatcatttttttggtgttaaaaaattaattttcgataatttaaaattttataaataactgATACATAATTTAGTAAGTTTATTGATACATAGAATGTGTATCTAAATGACAATAACAATAGTGTAATTTCAAGATATTATCGCTAGATTGAGGATCAACAAAAtgctatatattttaataaattttattcatgttcttagtaaaaataaacattcttctagaattttgattttgttagaTGAGGTAGAAGAGAAATTagctaaaataagaaaaaatccCATCCATATTTTCCAGTTTATTATgcttctattttaatttaaggACCCAAGATTTAATTGTTGAATTATGAGACTAttatatttaaagtttaaactcTAAATGTTAGAAAAAATGtacttttatttatgtttttaacatGCTGTATCACATGTATACTTAATTCTATAATTTCATGATTGAAACATAAAAGTATGTTTTTATCAATAATAGTGATGGCAAAAGTTTTGAACCACATTATGTTAAAAATACgtgattatttcatttaaaaatttagactTTTACAGAATAATgaacaataatttatttaattatattatatcttcgatacaaatgtattttcattttttattaattataggtaaataataatctaatttttgaccaaagaaataaattaatgtaGCATTTGAAAAAGTTCTAGATGATGGCCAAAGAACTTATAAAGACATCTAATTTGAAAAAATCTAGATTAAGTGGGGTAGGGagtcttttcttcttatttcttaatCCTTTTATAATGTTTGCTATATTAGactttaaaactatttttcacACTTTAATagtgagttttttttatataaaaaaacacataaaccaAGTTTAGCGTTGACTGATAGTTaataaatactttaattttaaaaatatacgtTTAAATGACTTAATCTCGATCGATAGGTAAAACACTTTAACTCGTCCCTACTGtgttttgtaatttgaaatGTTCAATTGACATGtgaaaatgaattgaaatgtctatATTTAAGTattcataaatcaaaaatatttatttaccaGCTAAAATTCACGAAAAGTCGAGCAAGAGCGCCATCAAAGACTGTTTCCCTCGAAGAAGAGTTGGGCAAAGACTTTTAGCTCCTCCTTTCTTTAATTCACAGACATAGAAGATTAAATTCCGATTGTTTTAAggtcaaatttaaatatatattcatgtaaGCATATCAAATCCCCCTTTCTCCTAAGCCATATGTAATCAAGATAATCAAATACCTTCTCAAACTTGTTGAATGGTCAGATTAGAAGAATAAATGTGGAATTAGCATGGAAATATCACCAAAATCAGACATTGACTAtgtgtttaattaatttttatataattatatcttGACTAGCCTCAATTGCAAAAAGATTGGGTATTACTTTGTATCTAATtcctctaaaaaatatatatatatataaataaaattaatacaaaagaaaattatcatGGATCATttttgtccattttaattttaaagacaTTTTTAACACGCTTAGTTTTTGACagctaaaatataaataagataataataataaaggcCTAATATAGAGCGAAACAAGAACTGGATGTACCCGCttgataaatttaaatgttatgTTAGAAGATGAATAATGTCCAAAAACTATATGACGGAACAAATTATCATTCAAGCCAACGATATACAACTATAAAATCCAAACTTATAAAAGACTATATTGACACATTTCCTCGAATGATAATGTGCGATAAACACAAAATCTTTTTCATTCTTAAAAGTTTAAACTCGAAATTTCTAATTTTAGACGAAAGAATCTCAACTATATTACCACAATTCACGTTATATACAAAGATATTCActttgttgaaaaagtgtatacaACTTTGATAGCGTGGAAAATTAGTTAAGTAATCAAACACCACACGGCGCATTTGTCCCTTCCCTTGTTCCCACTCAATTATTCAAATGCCTTCCACGCAGCCCCCAAAGCCATTGAACCAAAAGCTAAAAaattacacacaaaaaaaaaaaactaaattattttttcaaaatgtatTATTTCATTGTATTGGACTAATTATCTTATAAGTTTCgaaaataagtttttcaaataagtaaaaacacattttcattCTTAAAATATTCTTGACACAAGAGTCGCAAATAGTTTTTGTACCatttaaaatagaattaaaatcTGTATACAACTCTTCAAAATTTACTTGAAAAATGACGCTAAATATACTTCATTATCATTGGAATGTATAATCAAATATCggtttactttttaaatatgaGAAAATGCATAAATACCTCTTTAACCTATGTTCAAAATTTCCGAAACacattttacaaatatttttttagtcttttttgaCTTACTTGACATATCTTCTGGGCCTAACGCATGTTGATTTAGTCtgcaagctagtgccacgtagactaaaaaggaatagaatattatttataaaataagtttagaaaaGTAATAGACCTTTGTATAGTACGAAtgtatctttgaaatttcaaacataAATTCTGAAAATACTTATGTGTTTtcctattaaatattattatcaacTTTCgacttcaaataattttaaatgtatatgtCTAAGCCCCTAATTAATCTTGAATTAGTACAAAGAACAATTCAATTGACCATTCCATCATTAGCACAAAAAGTGAAACACAACACACATACTTAGACCTTAAGCCAAAACCCAAAATAGAATCAAATCAATCCCCTCTGTATTCAACcttgacaaaataaaataaaacaaaataaaataatctttcatGTCATAATTCTTTCTTAAATCCATGTGACATTTTCACATagcccccacccccaccccccaccccccaccccaacCCCACCCCCAACCAAACAACACATTTAGCTCTATTATGTTCTTTCATTTTCCCTTGCTAATTCaatctttaaaagaaaaaccaaaaaaattatatttatatatattcttgtAAATCCTCACAACCCCACTTGAAATTTCCACTTGTAAAGCTCAAAGAATCAATCTTTAGCATCCCCATACAAAGTTTATAAGTggtttttttaaatagttcTAAATACattcttgattaattttttttttcagtttttcatTCAATCTAAAAAAAGAAAGTCAAAAAATCCTAAATCCATCACATATTCTTGTAATAAATTTCAACCCCACTTGAAATTTTCCATTATAAACTtcaaagattcaatctttagCATCCCCATACAAAAATTAGTGCTTTCttgattagtttttttttcccaGTTTCATTCAATCTGGAAAAAGAACTCCTAAATTTATCACATATTCTTGTAAATTATTGCAACCCCACAGAAATTTTTACTTgtaaatctaaaaaaaacacaatcttTAGTATGCCCATgtaaaaatttgagatttttaataccttttttaattttttcccccAGTTTCATACAATCTGTGAAAAAAACCAGAAAATCTTAAACCATCACTTTTTCTTGTAAATTATTGCAACCCCATTTGAAATTTCCACTTATAAACCTCAAAAAATACAATCTTTAGTAGTagaaattgttgatttttttttctactttaaGCTTAATTAATGTCAGTTGCTTGTGGATTTGAGTGTGTTGTGGTTTTAGGATGTATGCGTTGGGTGTGGAAACGTTGTACTTACATAGGCAATGATGACAGTGCCACGTGGCCTCCAGCAACCTATGATGAATTTGAACCTATTCCTCGTCTTTGCCGTACAATTCTTGCTGTTTATGAAGATGACCTTCATAACCCAAAGTTTCCACCTGAAGGAGGATATAGGCTTAACGCTGATTGGGTGGTGAAGCGTGTGACGTATCGAGACACACTCGGTAAACTTTTTATTCGCATTGCTGAATTAGTTTCTTAGGACAGTGTCTAAGACGACTCAACTTGTTTGGATAGTTGTTACCTATTGTATTGGATTGTTAGTATAAgtataatgtttgttttgacTTTTGAATGATAATCGTATCGTATCATTGATCCCTTCATTAACAgcttgtttggatggttgttacGTAATTGTGTAGTGTTGTTAGTTTAACTAccatgtttgttttgattgttacttaatcATATCATTAAATCCGTCATTAACACCTTATTTGGATGGTTGCTACCTATCGTATCATATTGTGTTGTTAGTTTGAATAcgatgtttgttttgattgataCGTAAATGTTATTGTATTGTATCATTAATTCCGTTGTTGATAAGTTAGATGAAAAGTTTCATTTTGGTGTGATCGCGTCGTtaccttgtttttcttcttatattgtCTTTGCTTATTATTTAACGAACCTATTTTATCCTTTTCTCACAATTTTCTATAATAACTTTGCCCCATATCctacttttatttataatactGTATGTTGATTCTTGAAAGTGTGGCATTACGTAATGACAGAAAACGATACAATCTATACAAACATTGTAAGCATCAAAACAGCACAATACTATATGGAGAAAATGATACATGTAGGGTAGGAGCTAGTTACAAGGGAATTCAATTGAATCCCTTAGCCTGAAAATGAAATTGtgcaaaaagggaaaaagatgTGAGAAATTTTTTGTATAGTGTTAAAGGGGGTTTCAAAGTTAGTTTAAGGTGCAGGTTCAAATCATTGGTGGTGTGATGTTTTAGTATTTCTGAATCCCCTTACGTAATTTCTTGCTCCGCCATTGTGTGCATTtactcataaaaaattatattgcttcttttttatttatttccaacaatattttcatttaatattgtttatttttccCACAGGTAATGCTCCACCTTATTTGATTTACCTTGATCATGAGCACCATGAGATTGTTGTAGCCATTAGGGGTTTAAATTTGGTTAAAGAAAGTGATTATAAAGTCTTGATGGATAATAAGCTTGGGAAGCAGATGTTTGATGGTGGGTATGTGCATCATGGGTTGTTGAAGGCAGCAATTTGGATGTTGAATAAAGAATCCGAGACTTTGAAAAGGCTTTGGGTTGAGAATGGGAAGAGTTACAGGATGATATTTGTTGGACATTCTTTGGGTTCTGGAGTTGCATCATTGTTGACTATAATTGCGGCGAATCACGGGGATAGATTAGGGGGTATCCCAAGGAGTTCACTCCGTTGCTATGCTGTTGCTCCTGCTAGGTGTATGTCACTCAATTTGGCTGTTAAATATGCTGATGTTATCCACTCAGTGGTTTTGCAGGTGAGTTGGTTTAGTCGTTATTGATTTGCCTATTCTAGTTTGTTACAATCATGCTTTAGCAACATATTCAGAAAAATATTACTGCTTGATTAATATGTTGTACATTAGCTTGTGATTGGAAATGTTGGATATGCTGTTAGTGTGATTTAGACTAAAATATATGTTCGTTCTGTTGATTTATCTAGTAATAATTTTGGGCATTAGGAGGCTAGAGGAAAAGATCGAAATTTGATGCTGATAACTTAAAAGTCCTAAAATGTAGAAGCGGATTGAAGTTTTTTGAATGTCTCTATTGCAATCACCTTGTGATGAGTGGATGGTGAAAATGCGTTGGCTATCATCCTGTCCTTGTATTTATTGCAGACAAATGTGGTCTCTTGTTTATAGTTTGTCTTTGTGTCAAGATGTGTTGGCATGTACATATAGTAGAAGTAGGATGGGTGATCCCCAgagaagtcctcgtgttgcatccctttAGTAGTAGTATTTTGCATTACGTAGTATCTTATGCTCATTAGCTCTTTTTATTTTGCTATTATGTTGTCGCTGTTTTCCTTTTTATCCTGTTCTGTCTACACTTCttttgagccgagggtctatcATTTGTACCTTGTTTTTACGGGATTTTATAGGGAGCAACTTGTGTATGATAGCCATCAGATGAATTTCAGGAGACAGTTGCACTAACCTATGGCAGTTTTTAGTTCTTCTATATAACGACCAACTTAATGTAGATTAAAGTTTGCATAATGAGCTTATAACCAATATATTACAGGATCATGACTTGGGACATAGTCCGAAATGCAAAGTCAGACTATTTGACACTTCCAAatggtcaattttttttgtcgaATTAGCATAAAGTTCCTCTTGTCCCAAAAACTAGCTCATTTCAGTTCATTCTGTCTAAATCCTATCTTGTTCTGTTCAGTTTGGTACCATTTGAAGTTTTCTCTTACAACTCATATCTTATAGATAATACAGAATAAATAATTGGATCTAAATATTTCAACTTTCGATAACGAGGGGGAATTCGAAGCCATTAGAGTGGAAGAAGGGACATTTGTATGTCTTTCATGTGTTTAGTGTGCTTCAACTTCTGATTCTGGTGGACCCAAACAATTAGTTAAAAtccaaattaagaaaatatgaataaacaAAAGGTATGTCTAGCAAGGGAAATTTTGGTCAATCCACTGACCGGAAATGGAACAGCCTCCGCTCTTTACCTCAGACCAAACATAGCTGATTCAGGCTGTTTACTATGATGTATCTAACCATTATCAATGTCATGCTAATTCATTTCTGTCAGATAATAGTTGATGGGGCAGTCAAACTTTTAGGATATTGCAGTAAAATAATTACTCAAACCATGTTTGTGCTGTTTTTATCCgggaatttaaaaatattgctGGCTAAAAGCCATGAAGGCAATACAAGGCGTTGATTTGTTCCTTATTGCTAAATGGAACTTATGAAGCAATCATGTTCTCTGAATTAACACGTCTATTCtggcttcttcttcttcaggaTGATTTCTTACCACGAACTCCCACCCCCCTGGAAGATATATTCAAATCCGTCTTCTGGTTAGTTCAATTATCCTACACTCTTTGGGTGCAGAGCAAAGCCCTTGAGTTTCCTAAATTCCTTTCGTGCTTTTTTTGCTATGGATGAATTGTCATAAGTATCTCTTAAACTGGGCGTTGATGCTTTCAACAGTTTACCATGCTTGTTATTTTTGGTGTGCTTGAGAGATACCTTCATACCAGAAGGTAGGAAACTCAGAGATCCAAGAAGATTATATGCACCTGGTCGAATGTATCACGttgttgaaagaaaattttgcaGGTAAATCACATTCAAAATATTGATTTACCATTCTGTACTTCTGTTTTCAGGcagtttttacttttttgatCTGTGAAGAGGATTTGCTTTTTAGACACCCTTTCCTCCTCATTGGCAAGATTCCAATCCTGTCATACGTGGAAATGCAGAGCGCTTGCTCCGAGGATAAAATATTAGAATTTTGCATCAATAGGTTCAGATGTATGACCTCACTTTGGCAACATACCACCTGACGTCTTGGACTAAGAAGCATTTTTGAACTATTCAAGATGTTACTGAAACCTTTTCATATTTGAACTATGTTAGTTCCTGTTGTTAATAGAGCAATGCGGAGTAGAATTGATTTAGCATTGCATCAAAATTTGATGCCCCTCTCACCGAATGGAACTCTAGAAAAGAAAGGTTAATAATGCTTCTGGACTAAATACACCAAGAAGAACTTGTAGGCATGCACAGTCACTAGGGCATGGAACAAAGTAATTAACTGCTAATAATCATCTTTGCTTGATTCAGATTTTATATTCGTAGAAGAGACATGGAAGGTGTTCGCTTATCCTTCCATACAATTAGTCTGTAGTATTACACTTGTAGTTTCTTGTACTTTGAGTTTGGTTGCTATCTGTTGTTTAATGCGTCTTTTGATTGTCATATTATTTTCTTGTGATTACTGTTCAAGATGATTTATCATGTTGTCTATAGAATTTTGCCTTGGCTTCTTTCacttctgttttttctttttaccgTGCTGCTTTGGACTGTTTTTTCGTTGAACTGAGGATCTACTTGGAAACCTCTCTACCTCCGAGATAGGGGTAGTCTGCATACGGTGTACCCTCCCCAGGCCCCACTTTGTGGCATTACACTAAgtagttattgttgttgtagGCATGGAGGTGTAGTTGTATACCTTTTACAATGTTAACTACAGAGAAGTTCACACAAGTCAAATCACTTATGCTAGCTAACTGATATACACCATCTACGCATCCAAATTTTTGAACCCAAATTTCTAGCCAGACAGAGTTCTTGTATTGCTATTGCCTACCATGATTTGCCATTTTCTACTGGTGAATTCTGCCTTTAAATTCCCATCTTTCAGAAGCCTTTAGTTTTAGTTCAACTAGAAATCACCTTATGTGATTTTCTTAATTGTGTCATATATAGAGGCTAATGATTGGACACATAGCCGTTCTGTTAACAGACTTAAGTACTTGACCAGACCTGATTGTTTACATTCCAAAAGTTTTAGCTTAAACTTTTTAGTTAGTACGTGTTTGCGGtcttcttctcaagtgcattacGAATTGCCCGAGAGTGGAGCCAAAGTCTTATTTTTCTCATGCTGTGATCAGAGATCAATACTTACTGAACTTTACTGCTCGCTGTGTTGTACTCCCCTATCCCAATTTATAGAGCactctttcctttttagtcgGTCCGAAAAGAAAGACACCTTTCTTGTTACatgttcaaaaaaataaaaataaaaatttctataTTTACTAACAATGTCAACTTTAATCTCCGTTTTATGCTTAATGAGATGATTGATagtcacacacacacactaacaTCTATGACTTATTTTAGACTACAAGTTTCAAAAGTCTTCCTTTTATTCTTAAACTCGGTGCCCAGTCAAACACCTTCATTGAAAGGAGAAACCATTTGATACTATGCATGCTTAGATTCAGAGTTATTGAACAGATTGTTTACTGCTATTATGTATCTCATCAAAATGAAATCTTGGGGGTACCCGGTGTTGACCGCTGCTTGTTCTATtctaagtaaaaagaaaaagagatctTCTTTTGTTGCAACTTCTTTGGAAGCTGAGCTCTTGGGTGAAATTTTGGAAAGCCAGTTTGTAATTGATTTATCAATTTGCTGATGTTGTAACATTGATGCTttattactttttcttaatCATAT
The DNA window shown above is from Solanum lycopersicum chromosome 11, SLM_r2.1 and carries:
- the LOC101256054 gene encoding uncharacterized protein; protein product: MSVACGFECVVVLGCMRWVWKRCTYIGNDDSATWPPATYDEFEPIPRLCRTILAVYEDDLHNPKFPPEGGYRLNADWVVKRVTYRDTLGNAPPYLIYLDHEHHEIVVAIRGLNLVKESDYKVLMDNKLGKQMFDGGYVHHGLLKAAIWMLNKESETLKRLWVENGKSYRMIFVGHSLGSGVASLLTIIAANHGDRLGGIPRSSLRCYAVAPARCMSLNLAVKYADVIHSVVLQDDFLPRTPTPLEDIFKSVFCLPCLLFLVCLRDTFIPEGRKLRDPRRLYAPGRMYHVVERKFCRCGRFPPDVRTAIPVDGRFEHIVLSCNATSDHGIIWIQRESEKALARLKEATSAEAPTAPPPVQRIERQHTLEKEHKKALERAVTLNIPHAVPTDTDEELSVHKEDDSGRGVTETAFLIEDASTSTSHSTDARTNWNDVVEKLFAQDETGKLTLNKEASCSTE